Proteins encoded within one genomic window of Microbacterium sp. LKL04:
- a CDS encoding universal stress protein, which yields MPDAESQPMVRRPHRPVIAGIVPGQSSRVLREAAQYARMHGAALLVAHVDVTRFVSYEDPDGYVHTAPINLDAIPSEALETQLRDEATRALDGVDIAWQLEMLAGDPALAMKDLAERTDARLIVVGTRKRGIGESIREFFTGSVAARLAHRQPRPILVVPIGEPARDDEDPWREKQSWPEELWPGG from the coding sequence ATGCCCGACGCCGAGTCGCAGCCTATGGTCCGTCGTCCTCACCGTCCGGTGATCGCCGGGATCGTGCCCGGTCAGTCGTCCCGTGTGCTCAGGGAAGCGGCGCAGTACGCCCGGATGCACGGTGCGGCGCTCCTTGTCGCTCATGTCGACGTGACGCGGTTCGTCTCCTACGAGGATCCCGACGGTTACGTGCACACCGCGCCGATCAACCTCGATGCGATCCCCAGCGAGGCGCTCGAGACGCAACTCCGCGACGAGGCGACGCGTGCGCTGGACGGAGTGGACATCGCCTGGCAGCTCGAGATGCTCGCGGGGGATCCCGCGCTCGCGATGAAGGATCTGGCCGAGCGCACCGACGCGCGGCTGATCGTCGTGGGAACCCGCAAGCGCGGCATCGGCGAATCGATCCGCGAGTTCTTCACCGGGTCCGTCGCCGCGCGCCTGGCCCACCGGCAGCCGCGACCGATCCTCGTCGTGCCCATCGGCGAACCGGCGCGCGACGACGAGGATCCGTGGCGTGAGAAGCAGAGTTGGCCCGAGGAGCTCTGGCCCGGCGGCTGA
- a CDS encoding PadR family transcriptional regulator → MPPVFSHGDLRIYLLSLLDGAPRHGYDLMQALSDRTGGTYTPSAGTIYPRLSKLEEEGLVTKTVDGRKTVYEITDAGRAEVASRSGDLAGIEAGLADSVRLIADEVRAGVREAMRSLQADLAAASQPSARPTPSSTPDPRASAREQVRRADELLAEFRAELRADLRSHVARGGDLAASVIDDLKGALDEAAEAVRRATRG, encoded by the coding sequence ATGCCCCCCGTCTTCTCCCACGGCGATCTGCGCATCTACCTGCTGAGCCTCCTCGACGGGGCGCCGCGCCACGGTTACGACCTCATGCAGGCACTGTCGGACCGCACCGGCGGCACCTACACGCCGAGCGCGGGAACCATCTACCCGCGCCTCTCCAAGCTCGAAGAAGAAGGACTCGTCACCAAGACCGTCGACGGGCGCAAGACCGTCTACGAGATCACGGATGCCGGTCGTGCCGAAGTGGCATCGCGCTCGGGTGACCTCGCCGGGATCGAGGCCGGGCTCGCCGACAGCGTCCGACTCATCGCCGACGAAGTGCGAGCGGGCGTCCGCGAGGCGATGCGGAGCCTGCAGGCCGACCTCGCCGCAGCCTCCCAGCCCTCCGCACGTCCGACGCCGTCCTCGACGCCCGACCCGCGCGCATCCGCTCGCGAGCAGGTGCGGCGGGCCGACGAGCTGCTGGCGGAGTTCCGCGCCGAGCTCCGTGCGGACCTTCGGAGCCACGTCGCGCGGGGCGGCGACCTGGCGGCATCCGTCATCGACGACCTCAAGGGTGCGCTCGACGAGGCGGCCGAGGCCGTGCGACGCGCAACGCGGGGCTGA
- a CDS encoding DUF4097 family beta strand repeat-containing protein — translation MTLEKWLVQPGETRVIDLDGIRRLKVGLVGGQIDVVAHDEPGVRIEVHSVTQKELRIEAQNGAIEIDHAQLRWDNFLTSFRNFGSGGPQAEISIAVPRDIALTLGVVSASALVAGLTTDAKLNTVSGDIIVDGLTGDVTANSVSGDVQMRGLTGTLNANAVSGAITAAGTIRTAFADTVSGAVLIDSSGPTQNVSFNTVSGAATLRLDESVAAKYTLRTVSGKLNVDGIDRSQSGIGSNYSGTVGELSGSFAEVRANTVSGDVTVIRRTSAAIADEAPIREEI, via the coding sequence ATGACTCTCGAAAAGTGGCTCGTGCAGCCCGGGGAGACCCGCGTCATCGACCTCGACGGCATCCGTCGACTCAAAGTGGGACTCGTCGGCGGACAGATCGACGTCGTCGCCCACGACGAGCCCGGCGTCCGCATCGAAGTGCACTCGGTCACGCAGAAGGAACTGCGCATCGAGGCGCAGAACGGGGCGATCGAGATCGACCATGCGCAGCTCCGATGGGACAACTTCCTGACCTCCTTCCGCAACTTCGGGAGCGGAGGCCCGCAGGCCGAGATCAGCATCGCCGTTCCGCGTGACATCGCCCTCACCCTCGGCGTGGTCAGTGCAAGCGCGCTCGTCGCAGGCCTCACGACCGACGCGAAGCTCAACACCGTCTCGGGCGACATCATCGTCGACGGGCTCACGGGCGACGTGACGGCGAACTCCGTCTCGGGCGATGTGCAGATGCGCGGACTCACCGGCACCCTGAACGCCAACGCCGTGTCGGGGGCCATCACCGCCGCGGGCACGATCCGAACCGCCTTCGCCGACACGGTCAGCGGCGCCGTCCTCATCGACTCGAGCGGGCCGACGCAGAACGTGTCGTTCAACACCGTCAGCGGCGCGGCCACACTGCGCCTCGACGAATCGGTGGCCGCGAAGTACACCCTCCGCACCGTGAGCGGAAAGCTCAACGTCGACGGGATCGACCGCTCGCAGAGCGGGATCGGCTCGAACTACTCCGGCACGGTCGGCGAGCTCAGCGGCTCGTTCGCCGAGGTCCGCGCCAACACCGTCTCGGGCGACGTCACCGTCATCCGGCGCACCAGCGCGGCCATCGCCGACGAGGCTCCGATCCGAGAGGAGATCTGA
- a CDS encoding DUF7218 family protein, whose amino-acid sequence MPAGRGSNSLKDPELYEELRADGASKEKAARISNAAARDGRKAVGKRGGQAGDYEDWTVADLRSRAKELGLSGYSHARKAELIDMLRSH is encoded by the coding sequence ATGCCGGCAGGACGCGGCTCGAACAGCCTGAAAGACCCCGAACTGTACGAGGAGCTCCGCGCCGACGGGGCGTCGAAGGAGAAGGCCGCGCGCATCTCCAACGCTGCCGCCCGCGACGGTCGGAAGGCGGTCGGCAAGCGCGGCGGTCAGGCCGGCGACTACGAGGACTGGACGGTGGCCGACCTCCGCTCGAGGGCGAAGGAGCTCGGGCTCAGCGGGTACTCGCACGCTCGAAAGGCGGAGCTCATCGACATGCTCCGATCGCACTGA
- a CDS encoding DNA topoisomerase IB, whose amino-acid sequence MPRLKRVRPGVDLGYRRMRSGTGFRYVDADGSPLPKAEADRVRALVLPPAWQDVWICADANGHVQATGVDEAGRVQYRYHPQWTAGRDKGKYARALQLAEALPRARGRVTTSLRRDDIDQERVLAAAFRLLDLAAPRVGAERYLVKHGSRGLTTLLRRDAVVDGTVVALRFPGKSGQRQEMEVDDVDLAAAVELLVGGRPSSPLLAYLRGRRRVALSARDVNLYVRSMTGGSFTAKDFRTLRGTITAAEALAQIGPATKKSDLKRAEVLAVRVTAEALGNTPTVARSSYIDPRVFDRYRRGLILDTTVSPESAIRTLILA is encoded by the coding sequence GTGCCACGACTCAAGCGCGTACGGCCGGGTGTCGACCTCGGATACCGGCGGATGCGTTCCGGCACCGGCTTCCGCTATGTGGATGCCGACGGTTCTCCGCTCCCGAAGGCGGAGGCCGACCGCGTGCGCGCCCTCGTGCTGCCGCCGGCATGGCAGGACGTGTGGATCTGCGCCGACGCGAACGGCCATGTCCAAGCGACCGGCGTCGATGAGGCGGGGCGGGTGCAGTACCGGTACCACCCGCAGTGGACCGCCGGCCGCGACAAAGGCAAGTACGCCCGAGCGCTGCAGCTCGCCGAGGCTCTGCCGCGCGCCCGCGGACGGGTCACCACATCGCTCCGCCGGGACGACATCGACCAGGAGCGCGTCCTCGCCGCAGCCTTCCGTCTCCTCGACCTCGCCGCCCCGCGCGTGGGCGCTGAGCGGTACCTCGTCAAGCACGGCAGCCGCGGGCTCACGACGCTGCTCCGTCGCGACGCGGTGGTCGACGGCACCGTCGTCGCGCTGCGGTTCCCCGGCAAGAGCGGTCAGCGGCAGGAGATGGAAGTCGACGACGTGGACCTCGCTGCGGCGGTCGAGCTGCTCGTCGGAGGGCGTCCCAGTTCGCCCCTCCTGGCGTACCTGCGCGGGCGTCGGCGCGTCGCACTGAGCGCCCGGGACGTGAATCTCTACGTCCGGTCGATGACCGGCGGAAGCTTCACGGCCAAGGACTTCCGCACTCTCCGCGGCACCATCACCGCAGCGGAAGCGCTCGCTCAGATCGGCCCGGCGACGAAGAAGAGCGACCTCAAACGGGCCGAGGTGCTCGCCGTGAGGGTCACTGCCGAAGCTCTCGGCAACACCCCCACGGTCGCGAGGAGTTCGTACATCGACCCGAGGGTCTTCGACCGGTATCGGCGAGGCCTGATCCTCGACACCACGGTCTCGCCCGAATCCGCCATCCGAACGCTCATCCTCGCCTGA